In a genomic window of Puniceicoccaceae bacterium:
- a CDS encoding class I SAM-dependent methyltransferase translates to MSQPDDYLSINRANWDSRVPLHLQGYDLDRFRSDPNFISKVVAFDQPRLPEIRGLRGLHLQCHIGTDTISLSRMGALMTGLDFSPAAIQAARALDAELKAGVTYVQGEVYRALEALSNAKVGAGFDFIYTGIGALCWLPNIRQWASVVRTLFKPGGFLFLREGHPMLWSVGESRPDGVIEILYDYFEGRGIAFEETHSYEGTGEVGAPLSISFNHGLAEIFNALWQEGFEIEVFEEHDSVPWNPLADEFEPVAETGEWRLKENPRRLAASYTLVARLS, encoded by the coding sequence ATGAGTCAACCAGACGACTATCTATCGATCAATCGGGCCAACTGGGATTCGCGGGTTCCCCTGCACCTTCAGGGCTATGATCTGGACCGCTTCCGCTCGGATCCAAATTTCATCTCGAAGGTGGTTGCATTTGACCAGCCAAGACTTCCCGAAATACGTGGACTGCGCGGGCTTCACCTGCAGTGCCACATCGGAACCGACACCATCTCGTTATCCCGCATGGGAGCATTGATGACAGGTCTGGACTTTTCGCCAGCTGCGATCCAGGCGGCGCGGGCATTGGATGCGGAGTTGAAAGCGGGTGTGACCTATGTGCAGGGTGAGGTTTATCGTGCGCTGGAAGCCCTGAGCAATGCGAAAGTCGGTGCGGGATTTGATTTCATCTATACCGGGATCGGTGCCCTTTGCTGGCTGCCAAACATACGGCAGTGGGCGTCTGTCGTGCGGACACTGTTCAAGCCGGGTGGATTTCTCTTCTTACGTGAGGGGCACCCGATGCTGTGGTCTGTCGGAGAGTCACGACCGGATGGGGTGATTGAAATCCTGTACGATTATTTCGAGGGGCGTGGAATCGCATTTGAAGAGACCCACAGCTACGAAGGAACGGGAGAGGTAGGTGCTCCCCTGAGTATCAGTTTCAATCATGGACTGGCCGAGATCTTCAATGCGCTCTGGCAGGAGGGTTTTGAAATCGAGGTGTTTGAGGAACACGACAGCGTGCCCTGGAACCCGCTGGCCGATGAGTTTGAGCCAGTGGCAGAGACTGGGGAGTGGAGGTTGAAGGAAAATCCACGGCGACTGGCCGCCAGCTATACCCTCGTTGCCCGACTCAGCTAG